A region from the Mucilaginibacter sp. CSA2-8R genome encodes:
- the carA gene encoding glutamine-hydrolyzing carbamoyl-phosphate synthase small subunit codes for MTNYTKLPAILLLADGTVFHGKAAGKIGTTTGEICFNTGMTGYQEIFTDPSYFGQIMVTTNAHIGNYGISKDEIESEKIQIAGLVCKNYNIAYSRKQADESIQDYFQEENITCISDIDTRQLVRHIRDKGAMNAIISSEILDIEELKKRLAAVPSMDGLELSSQVSTEETYTVGDENAPYRVAVLDLGVKKNILRNFTERNVYAKVYPAKTSFEEMEEDFKPSGYFISNGPGDPSAMPYAVETVKDILEADKPMFGICLGHQLLALANGIPTKKMFNGHRGLNHPVKNIIKDHCEVTSQNHGFGVVQEAVRASDKVEITHVNLNDQSIEGIRVKEKKAFSVQYHPESSPGPHDSRYLFDDFVDLMK; via the coding sequence ATGACCAACTACACAAAGCTACCGGCTATTTTGTTACTTGCTGACGGAACCGTTTTTCATGGTAAAGCTGCCGGCAAAATTGGTACAACCACTGGCGAGATTTGCTTTAATACCGGCATGACGGGTTACCAGGAAATTTTTACAGACCCTTCATACTTTGGGCAAATTATGGTAACTACCAATGCACACATCGGTAATTACGGTATTTCTAAAGACGAAATTGAATCGGAAAAAATTCAGATTGCCGGGTTGGTTTGTAAAAACTACAATATTGCCTATAGCCGTAAACAAGCTGACGAATCTATACAGGATTATTTTCAGGAAGAAAACATTACCTGTATTTCTGACATCGACACCCGGCAACTGGTCCGTCACATCAGGGATAAAGGTGCCATGAATGCCATCATTTCATCAGAGATACTGGATATTGAAGAGTTAAAGAAACGTTTGGCTGCAGTGCCATCAATGGACGGCCTGGAGTTATCATCGCAAGTATCTACGGAAGAAACTTATACAGTAGGCGACGAAAATGCACCTTACCGTGTTGCCGTATTGGATTTAGGTGTGAAGAAAAACATTCTGCGCAACTTTACCGAGCGTAACGTTTATGCCAAAGTATACCCGGCTAAAACATCTTTCGAAGAAATGGAAGAAGATTTTAAGCCAAGCGGTTACTTTATTTCTAACGGCCCCGGCGATCCGTCGGCTATGCCTTATGCGGTTGAAACTGTAAAAGATATTTTAGAGGCTGATAAACCAATGTTTGGTATTTGCCTGGGTCACCAGTTGCTGGCGTTAGCTAATGGTATCCCAACCAAAAAAATGTTTAACGGCCACCGTGGTTTAAATCACCCGGTAAAAAATATTATTAAAGATCATTGCGAGGTTACTTCGCAAAACCATGGTTTTGGTGTAGTGCAAGAAGCTGTTCGCGCATCTGATAAGGTGGAGATTACCCACGTTAACCTGAACGACCAATCAATTGAAGGGATCCGTGTAAAAGAAAAGAAGGCATTTTCGGTACAGTATCACCCGGAGTCGTCGCCAGGCCCGCATGATAGCCGTTACTTGTTCGACGACTTTGTTGACTTAATGAAGTAA
- a CDS encoding DUF2945 domain-containing protein, with the protein MKKGETVHWKWGKSEAEGKIEAKHEEPVKKQSKGSTIKRKASKDEPAYEIKQEDGTKVLKSESELKKGKKK; encoded by the coding sequence ATGAAAAAAGGAGAAACTGTACACTGGAAATGGGGCAAATCGGAAGCCGAAGGTAAAATTGAAGCTAAACACGAAGAGCCGGTAAAAAAACAAAGCAAAGGCAGCACCATTAAGCGCAAAGCCAGCAAAGACGAACCGGCCTATGAAATTAAGCAGGAAGATGGCACCAAAGTGCTGAAATCTGAAAGCGAACTGAAAAAAGGAAAGAAAAAATAG
- a CDS encoding class I SAM-dependent methyltransferase: MESVEAFYNQLSNRYTELISRCVPRYDEIFYNLFHYIPDALEPQQILDLGCGTGNLTAAALQHFPGASIHALDLSADILQECRQRFAQHKNVFYHQQDFSELNFAPETFDLIISSIAIHHIPDEAKAGLYAQVHSLLKPGGIFVWADQTRGIIEEVYQKHIARWKDEAFKLGSTEADWQLWMEHQEAHDYHTPVGWHLTQLEAVGFTEVDVIWKNIMWAVVWSRKSR, translated from the coding sequence ATGGAAAGTGTTGAAGCCTTTTATAACCAGCTCAGTAATCGTTATACCGAACTCATCAGCCGTTGCGTGCCGCGTTATGATGAGATATTTTATAACCTGTTTCACTATATACCCGATGCACTGGAACCGCAGCAGATTTTAGATTTGGGCTGTGGCACAGGCAACCTTACAGCCGCTGCATTGCAACATTTCCCGGGAGCATCCATACACGCCCTGGATTTATCGGCCGATATTTTACAGGAATGCCGGCAGCGCTTTGCCCAACACAAAAACGTATTTTATCATCAGCAGGATTTTAGCGAACTCAATTTTGCGCCCGAAACTTTTGATCTCATTATATCGAGCATTGCCATTCATCACATACCCGACGAAGCCAAGGCTGGCCTGTATGCGCAGGTACACAGCTTACTTAAACCCGGCGGCATCTTTGTATGGGCCGACCAAACGCGCGGCATTATTGAAGAGGTTTATCAAAAACACATTGCTCGCTGGAAAGATGAGGCCTTCAAATTAGGCTCAACTGAGGCCGACTGGCAGTTATGGATGGAGCACCAGGAAGCACACGATTATCACACCCCGGTAGGCTGGCACCTTACACAACTGGAAGCCGTTGGCTTTACCGAAGTAGATGTTATTTGGAAGAACATTATGTGGGCTGTGGTTTGGAGCAGAAAGAGCAGATGA
- the fabG gene encoding 3-oxoacyl-[acyl-carrier-protein] reductase, with the protein MKLLEGKTALITGASKGIGRTIAAKFAEHGANVAFTYLSSVEKGQALEQELQAHGTQVKGYRSDASKFDEADKLINDIVADFGKLDIVVNNAGITKDGLLMRMTEDQWDEVLDVNLKSIFNVTKAASRVMMKARQGVFINMSSVVGVQGNAGQANYAASKAGIIGFSKSVAKELGSRNIRTNVVAPGFIKTEMTEVLDPKVVEGWTQNIPLKRAGETQDVANACVFLASDLSAYITGQVIAVDGGML; encoded by the coding sequence ATGAAATTGTTAGAAGGAAAAACCGCGTTAATTACGGGAGCATCTAAGGGAATAGGCCGTACTATTGCCGCAAAGTTTGCCGAACATGGCGCTAACGTGGCCTTTACTTACTTGTCGTCGGTAGAGAAAGGCCAGGCTTTAGAGCAGGAACTGCAGGCGCATGGTACACAAGTTAAAGGTTACCGTTCTGATGCCTCTAAATTTGACGAGGCCGATAAGCTGATCAACGATATTGTAGCCGATTTCGGCAAACTGGATATCGTGGTAAACAATGCAGGTATTACTAAAGACGGCTTGTTGATGCGTATGACCGAAGACCAGTGGGATGAGGTATTAGATGTGAACCTGAAATCGATATTTAATGTAACCAAAGCTGCATCGCGCGTGATGATGAAAGCCCGTCAGGGTGTTTTTATTAACATGAGCTCGGTAGTAGGTGTGCAGGGCAACGCCGGTCAGGCTAATTACGCTGCTTCAAAGGCGGGCATTATAGGTTTCTCAAAATCGGTAGCCAAAGAGTTAGGTTCGCGTAACATCCGCACCAACGTGGTAGCACCGGGTTTTATTAAAACCGAAATGACCGAAGTGCTGGACCCTAAAGTGGTAGAAGGCTGGACCCAAAACATACCGCTTAAACGTGCCGGCGAAACCCAGGACGTAGCCAATGCCTGCGTTTTCCTGGCGTCAGATTTAAGCGCTTACATTACCGGTCAGGTTATCGCTGTTGACGGCGGTATGTTGTAA
- a CDS encoding DUF3253 domain-containing protein has product MNHQSLISHTILQMATERGADKTICPSEVARALFPANWREHMDEVRQSAVELQRARQVSITQKGEPVDTENIKGPIRIKIVTTS; this is encoded by the coding sequence ATGAACCATCAATCTTTAATTAGCCATACCATTTTACAAATGGCTACCGAGCGTGGCGCCGACAAAACCATCTGTCCGTCTGAGGTGGCCAGGGCGCTTTTTCCGGCTAACTGGCGTGAGCACATGGATGAGGTAAGGCAGAGTGCAGTCGAGTTGCAGCGTGCCCGGCAGGTAAGCATTACTCAAAAAGGTGAGCCTGTTGATACCGAAAATATAAAAGGGCCAATCCGCATCAAAATTGTAACTACTTCATAA
- a CDS encoding trimeric intracellular cation channel family protein — MFSILNIIELLGTIAFAISGAFSAMQKRLDAFGVLVIAFITSIGGGTIRDVLIGYTPVSWMRNLHGPIVITLTVIAAILFKKYIKSFKVTLFLFDALGLGLFTLIGLQKGLDAGLRPVICIILGTITGSFGGVLRDILLNNIPLIFRKEIYATACLIGGSAYFILLPFTDANWAKIVAISLICGLRILAVRYDLRLPVL; from the coding sequence ATGTTCAGTATCTTAAACATCATCGAACTTTTGGGCACTATTGCTTTTGCTATTTCGGGAGCATTTTCGGCCATGCAAAAGCGTTTGGATGCGTTTGGGGTGCTGGTAATTGCATTTATTACGTCTATAGGCGGCGGCACCATCCGCGATGTGCTGATTGGTTACACGCCGGTGAGCTGGATGCGTAACCTGCATGGGCCAATTGTTATTACTCTCACTGTTATTGCAGCTATTCTTTTTAAAAAGTATATCAAAAGCTTTAAGGTAACCTTGTTTTTGTTTGATGCGTTGGGTTTGGGCTTGTTTACACTTATTGGTTTACAAAAAGGGCTTGATGCTGGCTTAAGGCCGGTAATATGCATTATTTTAGGAACCATTACCGGCAGTTTTGGCGGTGTACTGCGCGATATCTTGCTCAATAACATTCCGCTCATATTTCGTAAAGAGATATATGCAACCGCCTGCCTGATTGGTGGGTCGGCTTATTTTATTTTGTTGCCGTTCACGGATGCTAACTGGGCAAAAATTGTGGCTATATCATTGATTTGCGGCCTCCGCATTTTGGCAGTGAGATATGATTTGAGGTTGCCGGTATTGTAA